A genomic window from Arthrobacter globiformis includes:
- a CDS encoding ribose-5-phosphate isomerase, translating into MSAKLRLVVGSDDAGFEYKEALKADLEASDLVESVQDVGVDATSHTPYPSVAIAAAELIAAGKADRALLVCGTGLGVAIAANKVPGIRAVTAHDSFSVERSILSNNAQVLTFGQRVVGLELARRLAKEWLTYTFDESSASAEKVTLIKDYEGVTFC; encoded by the coding sequence ATGAGCGCCAAACTGCGCCTGGTCGTCGGTTCCGACGACGCCGGATTCGAGTACAAGGAAGCCCTGAAGGCGGACCTGGAAGCCAGTGACCTGGTCGAGTCCGTGCAGGACGTCGGAGTGGACGCCACCAGCCACACCCCGTACCCGTCCGTGGCCATCGCCGCCGCCGAACTCATCGCCGCCGGCAAGGCCGACCGCGCCCTGCTGGTCTGTGGCACGGGCCTGGGCGTGGCAATCGCCGCGAACAAGGTCCCCGGTATCCGCGCCGTTACCGCGCACGACTCCTTCTCCGTTGAGCGCTCCATCCTGAGCAACAACGCCCAGGTCCTCACCTTCGGCCAGCGCGTCGTGGGCCTGGAACTCGCCCGCCGCCTCGCCAAGGAATGGCTGACCTACACCTTTGACGAGTCCTCCGCCTCCGCCGAGAAAGTCACCCTGATTAAGGACTACGAAGGTGTCACTTTCTGCTAA